A part of Citrifermentans bremense genomic DNA contains:
- a CDS encoding NAD(P)H-quinone oxidoreductase, with amino-acid sequence MKAVLMEGFGGVEVLKLGEVDRPVPKEGEVLVKVYATSINRPDLVQREGKYPPPPGDSEILGLEVAGVIEELGAGVTGWKKGDRVVSLVGGGGYAEYAVAYACHLMPIPESVSFEEAACICESYITAFLNVFMIGGLQDGETAILHGGGGGVNTAAIQLCKALAPKSKLIVTASPEKLERVKQLGADLVVNFKETPDFSEAVKEFTNKKGVDVILDHVGAKYLAPNMNSLGYKGRLVIIGVISGIKAELNLALMMVKRQQIIGSVLRSRPVSEKGEIAAEFVRRAMPKFADRTIVPIIEKVFPIEEVVAAHRMMEEDKHFGKIVLKIAQ; translated from the coding sequence ATGAAGGCTGTGCTGATGGAGGGTTTTGGCGGTGTCGAGGTTCTGAAGCTGGGTGAGGTGGACAGGCCGGTCCCCAAGGAAGGCGAGGTGCTGGTCAAGGTCTATGCAACCTCCATCAACCGCCCTGACCTGGTGCAGCGCGAAGGGAAATATCCCCCCCCGCCGGGCGACTCCGAAATTCTCGGACTTGAAGTCGCGGGCGTTATCGAGGAGCTTGGTGCGGGCGTCACCGGGTGGAAGAAAGGTGACCGGGTGGTGTCCCTTGTGGGCGGCGGCGGTTACGCCGAGTATGCAGTTGCCTACGCCTGCCACCTGATGCCGATCCCCGAGTCGGTGAGCTTCGAGGAGGCCGCCTGCATCTGCGAGTCCTACATCACCGCTTTCCTGAACGTGTTCATGATCGGCGGGCTGCAGGACGGCGAGACCGCGATCCTGCACGGAGGCGGCGGTGGGGTGAACACCGCGGCGATTCAGCTCTGCAAGGCCCTGGCGCCGAAGTCCAAGCTGATCGTCACCGCTTCCCCCGAGAAGCTTGAGCGCGTGAAGCAGCTGGGGGCGGACCTCGTCGTCAACTTCAAGGAGACCCCGGACTTCTCCGAGGCGGTCAAGGAGTTCACCAACAAGAAGGGCGTCGACGTCATCCTGGACCACGTGGGCGCCAAGTACCTGGCCCCCAACATGAACTCCCTGGGGTACAAGGGGAGGCTCGTCATCATCGGGGTCATCTCGGGCATCAAGGCGGAGCTGAACCTGGCCCTCATGATGGTGAAGCGCCAGCAGATCATCGGCAGCGTGCTCCGTTCCCGTCCGGTCTCCGAGAAGGGTGAGATCGCGGCCGAGTTCGTGCGCCGCGCCATGCCGAAGTTCGCCGACCGCACCATCGTCCCCATCATCGAGAAGGTGTTCCCCATCGAAGAGGTGGTGGCAGCGCACCGTATGATGGAAGAAGACAAGCATTTCGGAAAGATAGTTTTGAAAATAGCGCAATAA
- a CDS encoding MarC family protein, translated as MEAYSEFFFTVWIRFFFLLTPFFVLSTFLAMTPELSASERRATAFRVTLAVLVACFVLYSFGNTLFSLFGITLDSFRIGAGSLLFLSAVHMVHGDDSAPPSEKRGAISVVPLAIPVTVGPGTTGALLVMGAEVQHNWQVFVGLAALAAAVLCIGILLVCASFIEHIVGKKGITILSKLTGLFVAALAAQIVFTGVRNFLLVK; from the coding sequence ATGGAAGCATATTCAGAGTTTTTCTTCACCGTGTGGATCAGGTTTTTCTTCCTGCTGACTCCTTTCTTCGTCCTCTCCACCTTCCTCGCCATGACGCCGGAGCTCTCGGCTTCGGAGCGGCGCGCGACGGCGTTCCGGGTCACCCTCGCCGTGCTCGTTGCCTGCTTCGTCCTCTACTCCTTTGGCAACACCCTCTTCTCGCTCTTCGGCATCACCCTCGACTCCTTCAGGATCGGCGCGGGGAGCCTCTTGTTCCTGTCGGCGGTGCACATGGTGCACGGCGACGACAGCGCGCCCCCCAGCGAGAAGCGCGGCGCCATCTCTGTGGTGCCTCTCGCCATACCGGTGACGGTCGGCCCCGGCACCACCGGCGCGCTCCTGGTCATGGGGGCCGAGGTGCAGCACAACTGGCAGGTGTTCGTCGGCCTCGCAGCGCTCGCCGCGGCGGTCCTTTGCATCGGCATCCTCCTCGTCTGCGCCTCCTTCATCGAACACATCGTGGGTAAAAAAGGGATCACCATCCTCAGCAAACTCACCGGCCTCTTCGTCGCGGCACTTGCCGCCCAGATCGTCTTCACCGGAGTCA
- the ruvC gene encoding crossover junction endodeoxyribonuclease RuvC, giving the protein MIILGIDPGSRKTGYGIISQQGNRLIHVDNGAIFTQSAKDFPERLERIFTGLSEIIAQYRPEVVAVEDVFLAKNAQSALKLGQARGAAIVAAVNVGLPVHEYTAMQVKQAVVGTGRAEKTQVQQMIKALLNLPEVAQEDASDALAVAICHAHSAGVSALLKQIR; this is encoded by the coding sequence ATGATCATTCTCGGCATAGACCCAGGCTCCCGCAAGACCGGCTACGGCATCATCTCCCAACAGGGGAACCGCCTGATCCACGTCGACAACGGCGCCATCTTCACCCAAAGCGCGAAAGATTTCCCCGAGAGGCTGGAGAGGATCTTCACCGGGCTTTCCGAGATCATCGCGCAGTACCGCCCCGAGGTGGTCGCGGTGGAGGACGTGTTCCTGGCGAAAAACGCCCAGAGCGCCCTGAAGCTCGGGCAGGCGCGGGGTGCGGCAATCGTCGCCGCGGTGAACGTCGGCCTCCCGGTCCACGAGTACACGGCGATGCAGGTCAAGCAGGCGGTGGTCGGCACCGGGCGCGCCGAGAAAACGCAGGTGCAGCAGATGATCAAGGCGCTGCTGAACCTGCCGGAGGTGGCGCAGGAAGACGCCTCCGATGCCCTGGCAGTCGCCATCTGCCACGCCCACTCCGCAGGCGTCAGCGCCCTTTTGAAACAGATCAGGTAG
- a CDS encoding YebC/PmpR family DNA-binding transcriptional regulator produces MSGHNKWSTIKHKKGAADAKRGKIFTKIIKEITVAAKLGGGDPDGNPRLRTAIDKAKGENMPKDNVERAIKKGVGGLEGTTYEETTYEGYGPGGTAVLVEVMTDNRNRTVSEVRSIFTKCNGNMGESGCVSWLFDKKGLLVFPKSIDFDKLFEASIEAGADDVTDEEEQYEVLTDPTAFHQVKTALEAAGFKAESAEITMIPQTMVKLDGKNAENMLKLMDRMEDNDDVQNVYANFDISEEEMEKMM; encoded by the coding sequence ATGTCAGGCCACAATAAATGGAGCACCATCAAACACAAGAAAGGCGCCGCCGATGCCAAGCGGGGCAAGATATTCACCAAGATAATCAAGGAAATCACCGTTGCCGCTAAACTCGGCGGTGGGGACCCGGACGGCAACCCGCGCCTGAGAACCGCCATAGATAAGGCCAAAGGCGAGAACATGCCCAAGGACAACGTCGAGCGCGCCATCAAGAAGGGCGTAGGCGGACTGGAAGGAACCACTTACGAAGAGACCACCTACGAGGGTTACGGCCCCGGCGGCACCGCGGTCCTGGTCGAAGTCATGACCGACAACCGCAACCGCACCGTCTCCGAGGTGAGGAGCATATTCACCAAGTGCAACGGCAACATGGGCGAGTCCGGCTGCGTTTCCTGGCTTTTCGACAAGAAGGGGCTTTTGGTCTTCCCGAAGAGCATCGACTTCGACAAGCTGTTCGAAGCCTCCATCGAGGCGGGCGCGGACGACGTGACCGACGAAGAAGAGCAGTATGAAGTCCTGACCGACCCGACCGCGTTCCACCAGGTTAAGACCGCCCTTGAGGCCGCAGGCTTCAAGGCCGAGTCCGCCGAGATCACCATGATCCCGCAGACCATGGTGAAGCTCGACGGCAAGAACGCCGAGAACATGCTGAAACTGATGGACCGTATGGAAGACAACGACGACGTCCAGAACGTCTACGCCAACTTCGACATCTCCGAGGAGGAGATGGAAAAGATGATGTAG